In Brachionichthys hirsutus isolate HB-005 chromosome 5, CSIRO-AGI_Bhir_v1, whole genome shotgun sequence, a single genomic region encodes these proteins:
- the tmem253 gene encoding transmembrane protein 253 → YQMAQNMFQEGLYHVFFKEAPSSRPLTQITNSGELINVRIHRWFGTVINNRLLVSGVVQLLSALSCILTTVTYACVRYKCAASFLTPVWSSLFYVAAGCLAVEVQRKANKFKIITLMGLNIFCLLFGCTALLTNSLRSTQPVTLSTTQQLLGSHVAKGSSILFTLKCVLASFYILFLSWRGLRLYSAPHAQAYSHVSQDLDETSGPLLEQVEYNL, encoded by the exons TATCAGATGGCACAAAACATGTTTCAGGAGGGGCTGTACCATGTGTTTTTCAAAGAGGCGCCATCATCCCGCCCACTGACCCAGATCACCAACAGCGGGGAGCTAATCAATGTTAGGATTCATCGATGGTTTGGGACTGTGATAAACAACAGACTTTTAGTCAGCGGG GTGGTGCAGCTCCTCAGTGCCCTCTCTTGCATACTGACCACAGTCACCTACGCTTGTGTGAGATACAAATGTGCTGCCTCCTTCTTAACCCCGGTGTGGTCAAGCTTATTT TATGTGGCTGCTGGGTGTCTGGCAGTGGAGGTGCAGAGGAAAGCCAATAAATTTAAG ATCATCACCCTGATGGGTTTGAATATCTTTTGTCTGCTGTTTGGCTGTACTGCTCTGCTGACAAACAGCCTCAGGTCCACACAACCTGTCACACTCAGCACAACCCAGCAG CTTCTTGGTTCACATGTTGCAAAGGGAAGCTCCATACTCtttactttaaaatgtgttctggcATCGTTCTAcatccttttcctctcctggaGAGGGCTGCGTCTCTACAGCGCTCCTCATGCTCAGGCCTACAGTCACGTTTCACAG GATCTAGATGAAACCAGTGGCCCTCTATTGGAACAAGTGGAATACAACTTgtga